A genome region from Deltaproteobacteria bacterium CG11_big_fil_rev_8_21_14_0_20_42_23 includes the following:
- a CDS encoding AAA family ATPase: MSTLFDQLGSSRAPLAERMRPSSLDEVVGQEHLIGEGKSLSLLLQADTLPSFIFWGPSGTGKTTLAKIIARHTKAHFFQISAVLSGVQELREVIKQAKEKKSFAGNKSILFIDEIHRWNKAQQDALLPHVEDGTITLIGSTTENPSFEIISALLSRTKVFVLEPLDKAAVKKLLNRSLENTEQGLGQLHFTISDDALDFIADQSDGDARRALTTLEIAANLLQSSNNAEHAADTIDLKLAEQALQKKSLVYDKGGEEHYNVISAFIKSMRGSDPDAAIYYLARMLEAGEDPLFVARRMVIFASEDVSNADPQAVQVAIACMESFKFVGMPEGWIPLAQAASYLASAPKSNASYMAYKKAKMDIQETGTLPTPKHLRNAPTKLMKEMGYGKNYKYAHEFENNVVPGEQYLPDQLKKRKYYSPTENGYERVIKERLERIRKLT; encoded by the coding sequence ATGAGCACTTTATTTGATCAGCTTGGCAGTTCGCGGGCACCACTTGCAGAGCGCATGCGGCCTTCCAGCTTAGATGAAGTGGTGGGCCAAGAGCATTTGATTGGTGAAGGAAAATCATTATCGCTCTTGCTTCAAGCTGACACCCTTCCCTCTTTTATTTTTTGGGGTCCATCGGGCACCGGGAAAACAACCCTGGCCAAAATTATCGCGCGTCATACCAAAGCCCATTTTTTTCAAATTTCCGCTGTGCTTTCTGGCGTACAAGAATTGCGTGAAGTGATTAAGCAGGCAAAAGAAAAAAAATCCTTTGCGGGAAACAAAAGCATTCTCTTCATCGACGAGATTCACAGATGGAACAAGGCTCAGCAAGACGCCCTGCTTCCGCATGTGGAAGATGGCACCATAACGCTTATTGGTTCCACAACGGAAAATCCTTCGTTTGAAATTATTTCGGCACTGCTTTCTCGCACAAAAGTATTTGTGTTGGAACCTTTAGACAAAGCAGCCGTCAAAAAACTTTTGAACCGGAGCTTAGAAAATACCGAACAAGGCTTGGGCCAATTGCATTTTACCATCAGCGATGACGCTTTAGATTTCATTGCCGATCAATCAGACGGCGACGCCAGACGAGCCCTCACCACTCTAGAAATTGCAGCAAACCTTTTGCAAAGCAGCAACAACGCTGAACATGCCGCTGATACAATAGATCTCAAACTGGCGGAGCAAGCCCTGCAAAAGAAAAGCCTCGTTTACGATAAAGGCGGCGAAGAACATTACAACGTTATTTCGGCATTCATCAAAAGCATGCGAGGTTCCGATCCCGATGCTGCCATCTATTATTTAGCACGCATGCTGGAAGCGGGAGAAGATCCACTCTTCGTCGCCAGACGCATGGTGATCTTTGCATCTGAAGATGTCAGCAATGCCGATCCGCAAGCGGTGCAAGTGGCTATTGCCTGCATGGAGTCGTTTAAATTTGTGGGCATGCCGGAAGGATGGATCCCGCTAGCACAGGCTGCAAGCTATTTAGCCAGCGCTCCAAAATCAAATGCAAGTTACATGGCCTACAAAAAAGCCAAGATGGATATTCAAGAAACCGGCACACTTCCCACACCAAAGCATTTGCGTAACGCACCTACAAAACTCATGAAAGAAATGGGGTATGGAAAAAATTATAAGTATGCGCACGAGTTTGAAAACAACGTGGTGCCGGGCGAGCAATATCTTCCCGATCAATTGAAAAAGCGAAAATATTATTCCCCTACCGAAAACGGATATGAGCGTGTGATTAAAGAACGCTTGGAACGAATCAGAAAGCTCACTTAA